CAAAGCGGCCATGCGGTAGTTGGAACGGCCCTGCTCGTCACGCTCGATGAGGCTGTTCATCGCGCTTCCACGCTGGAAGACCAGCTCAAGCACCGTCTCGAAGGGGATGATGCCGGCGAAGGAGCTCAGCGCGTTGTACTCGCCCAGCGAGTGACCGGCGAAGTAGGCGGGCCAGATGTCGCTGCCGGTCTCGCGCAAGCGGGCGGTCTGGGCGTAGGCGACGGTGGCGAGCGCGACCTGAGTGAACTGGGTGAGGTCGAGCAGGCCGTCGGGGTGATGGTAGGTCACGCCGTTGGCGGTCAGTGTCTTCGGGTTGTCACGCACGATGGCGAGGATTGAGAAGCCGAGCTTTTCACGGGTCACCTTGTCGGCGCGCTCCCAGGTCTCACGGGCGGCGGCCGACTTGGCGCGCTCGTCAAGGACCATGCCCTGCTGCTGGATGCCCTGGCCCGGATAGACGTAGGCGGAACGCGGGGCGCGGACGGCCGCGGTGCCACGGGAGACGATGTTGCCATCGATGCGGCAGGTGACCTCGAGGGTCATGCCGCCGTGACGCAGCTTGCCGATGCGCTCGACCGAAATCTCGACCTTGTCGTTGAGCTGCACCATGCCGTACATGTTGTAGGTCCAGCCGACGATCTCGTAGTGCGCGCCCTTGTCGTCGCGCGCCTGCACCACGTGCTGGGCGGCGGCAGAGAGCCACATGCCATGCACCAGCGGGGCCTTCAGACCGGAGACCGCGGCGCCACGATGCGAGGTGTGAATCGGGTTGAAGTCGCCGGAGGTGCGCGCGAAGGCGGTCATCTCGCTCGGGGCGGTCAGCGTGACGCGACGAAGCATACGGCGCGGGGTGGCCACGACCTGGTCGAGCTCACGCTCCTCGTTCTCGTCGAACGGGGTGCCGGCGCCGGTATGGCTCTTGCGATAGGTCAGGTAATCGCCGTAATCGGGCACATCCACCGGCAGATTGTCGGAATAGGAACGGCCACGAACCGCGAAGCGCTCGACCTCGTGGGCCAAGACGGTGCCGTCGAGGGCGGTGTGGGTGACGTGGATGGTGACGATACGGCCGGAGGCGGACTCGGCGTAGGCATCGGCCCAGCTGGTCAGCTCGATCTTCTCGCCGGTGTGGGCCAGCAGCTCATCCTCGGTGACCTCGAGCTCCATCTGGTGGTCGAGGTGCACCGCGTTCAACAGACCTTCGATAACCGGATAGCCGTGGACGTAGACCGAGCCGAGCGCCGTGTAGATCGCGGGCCAGGCCGGGCCCACCAAGGCGTCGGGGGCGATGCGCGAGGCGTTCAGGGAACCGGGCATGTTGCCGGCGGTGGCGGCCTCGTGGTCGTAGCCGAGGTTGGCGGAGAGGGTGTAGCTGGTGTGGGCCTGGCCGTAAGGGAAGGCCTCCTTGTCGCTCATCTCCTCGATCTGCGGCATCTCGGTGAGCTTGTCGCCGGTGATGGCGGTGTTGCCGATGCCGGCGGTGTCGGCGAGCATCGCGTAGACGTGCTGCGGCAGGCGCTCGCGGTCGACGACCGGGAAGAGTCCGGATTCGCTGGGCTTGACGTTCAGCGGGATGACGATGTCGCGCACGGCGTGCTTCGAGAGGCCGCCGTCGGGATCGTTGTCCCAGAAGGTGTCGAGGTGGATGTCGAGGTCGTACATCTGGGTGCCGTCCTCGTCGCCCACCGGGCGAATCTCATAGTATTTGTCGCCGTTGGGGGTGCCGAAGGCGGGGTTGGCCATGAGGTGGCCGACCCAGGAGATGTTCGGGGACTTGCGGATGAAGTCCTCTGCGCTTTGCGCGGCGTCGAGCTCGGCGAAGGCCTGCTGAGGCTCCTCTCCCCCATTGATCTCACGGGTACGCTCGAGCGCGGCGGCCTCGAAGCGACCGAGGATGGAACCTACTGGCTCGTCGATGGTGGTGATGCCGGCCACGGAAATCGGTCCGGGGATGGCACGCACGGAATCGGCGGAATAGCGCGGATCCTCGGACTGCCAAAGCTGGTCCTGGCCCCACCAACGCAGCAGGTCGTTGTCGATCTGCGGCACGAAGGGCATCGGCTTGTGGTACTCGTGGATGAGCGTGGGGAACCAAGCCACGTCGGTCGGGGTCACGGTGACCTCGGCGGCACGCGGATAGGCGCGCTGCAGCCTGTCGATGGCGCCCTGCGGGTCGTTCTCGACGTCGGCGCGGGAGGTGAAGAGCGAGGCGAACTCACCGGACTCCTGGTCGCACACACGGGCTTCGGCGCGCTGCAGGAGGTGCAGGAATCGGTCGGCGTAGGTCGGGTCGGCCCAAGGGTAAGAGAGTTCGGCGAAGCGCTGGGCCCACTGCACGTAGGTCATCTTGTCGAGGTCGCCGAAGTAGGGGCGAGAGGTCTTGTTGAGGGCCTCGATGATCTCGTCACGGCGGCTCTCGAGCTCCTCCGGGTGCTTCATGACGCGCACGAGCAGACGGCCGCAGCGGGCGGAGGCGTTCTCGAGCTCATAGATGTCGGCGTGCAGGTGGCTCAGGCCGCTGGCGACGCCGCCCTTGGTGACCTGGCCGGCCGGAACCCAGTTCTCACCGAGCGGGGCGAACGGATCGGAATCGTCGGGCTTCGGAGAGATGCCGGGGGTCTCGACGAGCATACGCTTGACGTCGGGGTTGGTGTGGGCCTCCTTGGCCGTCATCGCGGCGGTGCCGATAAGCACACCGTCGACGGGCATGTCGGGCTTGCCATAAGCGCGGGACCACTGGCCGGAGATATAGTCGGCGGCGCGGTCGGGGGTGCCGATGCCGCCACCGGCGACGAGCACCAGGTTGCTGCAGGCGCGCACGTCGGCGTAGGTGTCCATCAGGAGCACATCGAGGGATTCCCAGGAATGGTGACCACCGGCGGCTCCGCCTTCGACCTCCATGATCACGGAGACGGGGGCGACGGCCTTGGCGATGCGCACGACCTGGCGGATCTGGTCGACGGTGCCGGGCTTGAAGGCGACGTACGGGAAGCCCTGCTCGTTGAGCGAGGCGACCAGCTGCTTGGCTTCGTCGAGTTCGGGGATACCCGCGGAGATCACGACGCCGTCGATCGGGGTGCCGGAAGCGCGCTTCTTGGCGACGATGCCGGCGGGGCCGAACTGCATGTTCCACAGGTAGCGGTCCATGAACATGGCGTTGAACTCGATGGTGCGGCCTTCTTCGAGCTGCTTGTCAAGTGCGGCGACGTTGCGGTCGAAAACGGCGGGGGTCACCTGGCCGCCACCGGCCATCTCGGTCCAGTAGCCGGCGTTGGCCGCAGCGGCGACGATGTCCGCATTGACGGTGGTCGGGGTCATGCCGGCCAGGAGCACCGGCGGCTTGCCGGTCAGGTCGCTGAACTTGGTGCGGATCTTGTCGCCCGCCGGCGTGGAGATGACCTTAGGGGCGAACTTGCGCCAATCCTGCGTGCGGACGGGCTCGTCCTCCATGGTGGAGAGCGCGGCGCGGGCCTCTTCGCTGTCGGCCTCGACCACGCCGACGCCGGTGCCCTGCACCAATGCGCCCACGAGCTTGCCGACGGTGTTGCCCGGGCCCATATCGACGATCCACAGCTTGGTGGGATCGGTGCTCTTGAGCAGGGCGTCGGTGCGCTCGGCCCAATCAACATGGTTGACCAGCACCTCGCTGGCCAGCGTACGGGCGCGTTCGGCGTCCAGGCCGCAAGCCTCGGCCCACTTGACGGTGGACTCGACGGCCTCGGCCATCAACGGGGAGTGGAAGGGAACGGTGACCTCGAGGTATTCGAGAATCGGGTCGAAGACCTCGCCGCCACGCACCTTGTCGGCGCGCAGCTTGTCCTGGCGACGGTGCTCCTTGCCGACCTCGACGGCGAAGGACGCGAGGTCCTCAGGATGGCCGGAAAGCACGTAATTATCGGTGGCGTTGGTCACGGCGAAGGCGATGGGGCCGCGAGGCTTGACCACGCGGTCGACCAGCACCTCGATCTGGCGCTTGGTCGCGCCGCGCACGGAGAGCATCGGGGTGGCCTCACCGAACTTGGTGGAGACGGGCAGCAGACGGGACTGGCGGGTGCCTGCGGCACCGATCAGGCGGGCGATGGCGAGGATCTCGTCGATGGCGTCGCTGGCCGCGTCGATGGAGCCGGCCTCCTTGATGGCGTCGACCATGTGCTCGGCGATGATGCCCTGGGAATGGCCGAGGGCGGCGAGCGGCTTGGCCTGCGCGACGCTATAGCCGAGGCCTTCCGCGTCAATCAGCGCACCCAGCTGGGCCAGGGCGATGCCCGGCACGCTGGCGGCGGCGTCGGCGGCGTGGCCGAGCTTGGCCGGATTGGCCTTGAAGCCGAAGAGGTCGACCATGCCGCCCATCGTGGCCAGCAGGTCGGGGGTCACGGCCGAAAGCAGGCGCGAGGAGGCGTCGGCGTGGGCCTTGAGCTTTTCCTCGAGGGTGGGGTCGGTGCATTCGTCGGCCAGGGAGCTGACCCAAGGCGTGGACTGACCGCCGAAGACGAGCGCGTGCGGCTCGATGCTCAGGCGATTCAAGAAGAAGGTGTTTTCAGTCATTATCTTCCTTATATTTGGTTGAAATTCTCGTGTGCGGTTATCTAAAACAAAAACTAGACATCAGTATTACTGTGCGGCTGCCTGACCATATGACCGCCGGGGCGGGACGCACCCAACGCGCGACTGGTTTCAACTGTATCGTCTTCGCCTTCCGCGCCTCGGGCCGTGCCCACAAGTCAAACGTCACATGGGCTGGTTGCCGTGATGCTTGGTGGTGCGGCGCGTGCGCTTCTTGCCGCGTAGCAGCCGCAGGGATTCGGCGATGGCCTCGCGCGTCTGCTCGGGGTCGATCATCGCGTCGATCTGGCCGGTCTCCAGCGAAAGGTTGGCGTTCAACGTCTCGCTTTCGTATTCGGAGATGTATTTCTGGCGAAGCGCCTCGACGTCCTGCTTGCGCTCCTTGGCCTTGTGCAGGTCCTTGCGGTGGATGATATTGACCGCGCCAGCCGCGCCCAGAACGGCAATCTGGCTGGAAGGCCAGGCATAGTTGACATCCGCGCCGATTGCCTTGGACCCCATGACGATATAGGCGCCGCCGAAGGCCTTGCGCAGCACGACCGAGACCATCGGCACCTGCGCGTTGGCATAGGCGTAGATGACCTTGGCGCCACGGCGGATGATGCCTGCATGCTCCTGGTCGCTGCCGGGCTTGTAGCCGGGGGTATCCACCAACGTGACCACCGGAAGGTTGAACGCATCGCACAGGCGGACGAAACGGGCGATCTTCTCGCTTGAATCGACGTCCAGAATGCCGGCCTGCTCGTTGGGCTGGTTCGCGACGACACCGACCGGATGGCCCTCGATGCAGGCGAAGCCGACCACCGCGCACTTGGCGTAAAGTGCCTGCACCGGCACGAACTCGCCGTAGTCGACGATGCAACGGATGACCTCGTTGATGTCGTAGGGCTGGCGATCGTTGTCGGGGACGATGGTGGCCAGGCGCTCGGCGGTCTCACGGTCGGCGCGGGTGTCCGCGTAGGCGTAGACCGGAGGCTTGGCGTCCGAGCTTGAGGGCAGATAGGCGAGCACCGTGCGCGCGTAATCGATCGCGTCGGCCTCGTCCTCGCCGAGATAGTGGGCCACACCGGAGACGGTGTTGTGCACCTTGCCGCCGCCGAGATCCTCCATCGAAATCGTCTCGCCGGTGACCGACTTGACCACATCGGGGCCGGTGACGAACATGTTGGAGTTCTGACGGGTCATGATGATGAAGTCGGTGAGCGCCGGGCAATAGACCGCGCCACCCGCGCAGGGGCCGAGAATCAGAGAAAGCTGCGGGATGAAGCCACTGGCCTCGCAGGTCTTCTGGAAGATGTGGCCATATTGCGTCAGCGCCTCCACACCCTCCTGTATGCGGGCGCCGCCGGAGTCGATCAGCGCGACGACCGGAATCTTCAGGTCGAGGGCCATGTCCATCAGATGGCAGATCTTCTCGCCTTCGGCATGGCCGAGCGTGCCGCCACGCACGGAGAAGTCCTGCGCGTAGACGGCGACCTTACGGCCATAGACGTCGCCGAAACCGGTGATGACCGCGGAGCCCGCGACGCCCTTGTTGATGTTGCCGCCGGAGAAGCGGCCGATCTCCTGGAAAGTGCCGGTGTCAAAGAGCAGGTCGAGGCGCTCACGCGCGGTGAACTTGCCCTTGGCGCTCTGACGCTCGTGCGCATGGCTTTCGGCGGCCTGGGCGAGCTCGGCGGCGCGGGCCACGGCGGCGCGAATCGGCTGCTGGTTCAGCGGCTGGCTGCTGGCCATGGCCTTCTCGACCGACGAGGTGGTGAGGATGTCCGTCATCAGCGATCACCCTCCTTCGGCTCGGCTTCCGGGGTTTGCGGAGTGTTCGGGGCATCCGAGGCTTCGGCCTTATCCTTATCCGCCTTATCCTCAACAGCCCCGGACTTCTCGCGATGTTCCGCGCCGTCCACGTCGAGCTTCATCAGCGTGGTGCCGGCGTCCACGGAATCGGACGGACCGACGAAAATCTTCTGCACAGTACCGTTGACGGGCGCGTAGACGTAGTTCTCCATCTTCATGCTCTCGAGCACGGCCAGCAGGTCGCCCTTGTTGACCGTCTGGCCCTCCGCCACGTTGACGCGCGTGACGATGGCCTGCATCGGGGAATCGATGACGCCTGACTTGCCGTCATTGGCCTTGACCTTCTGCTCCACGGCACCTTGGGAGGAGCCACGCAGCGGCTGGGTCGGACGCTTGGAACCGCGGGCGCGGGCGGAACCCATGAGGTTGTCGACGATGTCGCGCGGCACGGTGAGCTTGACGCGCTTGTTGTCCACCTCGATGACGAAGGAGTCGGTCTCCTGCTTCTTGGGCTGCTGCTCCTCGCCGCCGCTCATCGAAGCGGGCTGGCCGCTTCCGGCGCTCTTGGGCTTGCGGTTGAGGTACTTGCGCTCGAGCCACTTGGTATACACAGAGAACGGATGGTCCTCGGCGGTGAATTCAGGGTCGTTGAAGACTGTCTCGAAAAGAGACTTCGGCGTGGGCACGCCCTCGAGGTTGAACTCCTTCAACGCGCGACGCACGCGGGCGACGGCGGTGGGCCGGTCCTGCGCGGTGACGACGAGCTTGCCCATCATCGAATCGAACTTCGGGGAGACCACGTCGCCCACCTTCACGCCGGAATCGATGCGGATGCCGGGGCCGCTGGGCCAATCCAGGCGGGTCAGGGTACCGCCGCTCGGAGTGAGGTTCTTGTCGGGATTCTCGCTGGTGATGCGCAGCTCGAAGGCGTGGCCGTGACTTTCGGGGGCCTGCGTGAGCTCCTCGCCATTGGCGATGTTGATCTGCTCGCGCACCAGGTCGAGCCCGGAGACCTGCTCGGAGACGGTGTGCTCCACCTGAAGCCTCGGGTTGACCTCGAGGAAGTAGACCTTGTGCTGCTCGGTGACCATGAATTCGCAAGTGCCAAGGCCGACATAATCGACGGCGCTGAACAGGCTGCGGGAGTAGCGCTCGAGCTGCTCCTTCTCGCCGTCGGTGAGGAAGGGGGCCGGGGCCTCCTCGATGAGCTTCTGGTTGCGGCGCTGCACGGTGCAGTCGCGGGTCGAGTAGACGGTGAAGTTGCCGTGGCTGTCGCGGCCGGACTGGGTCTCGACGTGGCGGGCCTTGTCGATGAAGAGCTCGACGAAGTACTCATCCAGGTCGCCGCCTTCGAGCGCGTCGTGGTTCATATAGAAGCTGCGCAGCTCATCGTCGTTGTGCACGAGGGTGATGCCCTTACCGCCGCCACCGTCGGTGCGCTTCATCATCACCGGGTAGCCGTTGATCTGAGCGAACGTCAGGAGCTCACGCATGTTGCTGACCGGCTCGGAAAGTCCGGGCACCGGAGGCACGTGGGCGCGCTTGGCCACACGGCGGGCGGTGATCTTGTCGCCGAGGTCGGTCAGGGCCGTCGGGCTCGGGCCGATCCACGTCGCGCCGGCCTTGATGACCTTGTCGGCGAACGAGGCGATCTCGGAAAGATAGCCGTAGCCGGGGTGGACGGCGTCGGCGCCGCTGCGGTGCAGCACGTCGATAATCAAATCCTCGTCCATATAGGAACGGTAGGAATCCCCATGCAGCAGATAGGCTTCGTCGGCCATCTCTACATATTGCGCATCTCTGTCTTGCTCGGCGTAGATGGCGACCGTCGGAATCCCCATCTCATGGGCCGTGCGGATCACGCGCAACGCGATCTCGCCACGGTTCGCCACCAGCAGTTTGTTGACATTTTTGACCATGGTATTAAACGTATCCCTTGGGCCGAACCCCGGTCGAGCATTAAATCCACAAAATCGCCGAGCCGCTTTTGTAGGTTCGCACAAATGCGTTCACTCGCCGGAATTATCCATACAAAGTATTGATATTTGCCCTGTCATCAGTATCAAACCGTCATTCTGTCTAGCTTTGCCACCAATATTCGTCTCACAGCGAAAAGATATACAAAGATAGAAAAGAATAAACAAACTTAGAAAAACATAGAAAAGCCCCAAAACCGGCTTACAGCACCACGCCGAGAAGCCGGAAACCCTTTGCTTCAGGCGAGGACGCCGACGTCGGCGGTTTTCACCACTTGGAGGGTGCCGGATTCGTCTTCGATGGTCAGCGAGGCGTCGGGGTTGAGCGAGACCGCCCGACCCTTGAGGCGCGTGCCGTCAGTGAATTTCGCCTCGACCTCGCGGCCAAGCGTCCAGCAGTTGGCGCGGGTCTCCTCGAGCAGGTTCGGCAGTTCGGTTTGCGGATCGACGGACAACGCGGCCAAGCGGCGACGCAACGAGGTGGCCAAGCGGGCGGCGACCGTATCGCGCATGGTCCGGGAGTCAGGGAGGTTGCGGTAGAGCAGCTGGAGCGAGGTCGAGATTGGGGTGGGCAGCGCGTCGGCTGGCAGGTCGAGGTTGATGCCGATGCCGAACATGACGCCTACGGCTGGCTCGGTAGTCGCGTCTGAGGATTTTGAGGGCTGGGCAGATTCGGCGATACCGTTTGTGGCTCCTGCCTGCTCGGCGTTGGAAGCTTCAGCTGTCGTTGCGGCGTCCTTTGGTTTGACCAAACGATTCATGCCCTCCGGCAATTCCACCAGCTCGGCGAGGATGCCGCCCAGCTTGTGGCCGTCGTGGAAGATGTCGTTCGGCCACTTGAGCATCAGGCTTTGAGCCGGATCAATAGGTTCGGCTCCACATTCCGCGAGCGCACCGTTCAGGGCGTCGAGCGCGGCGAGGCCCGCCGCCATGGTGAACCATCCGTTGAGTTCAGGGTCGGCGACCAGGCACTTGGGCAGGGCCGTGATATACGTAACCAAGAACGACGAGCCCGCCTTGTCGCTCCACTTGCGGCCCAACCGGCCGTGGCCCGCCGTCTGCGCGTCGGCGCATATCGCGGCCATGCGGGGCTTGCCTTCTGCTACGACCTTCAGCGAACCATTGGCCAGCAACTCCCGGCCCAGGATATTCGTGGAATCCACGCCCGCGAGCGCGATGACCTCGTCCGCCGCCCGCTCGGTGCGAGGCATTTCAGGAATCATGGCCTTGGCTTGTTCGGCGAATGTGCCGTATTCCCGCCGAACCGCATCGATGCGGCGGTCGAGAGCGTTGATGTCTGGATTCTGAGTCATAGCAACCACTCTACGCGGAATTCCCCAACCGGCCGACCATAATTCCGTATTCGTGCCTTCGCCAAGACCCTACGATGGTAACCAATCGAACCGGATGACGAGGATGTGGTTTCACACCTCTATATTGTGGACATACATATAAGGTCATGAACAGAATGGGGAGACCACGACTTTGCCGCCGGGCGCATGGTTGGCGAGGCACGGTAGAATCCAAGGCATGAGCAATGCCAACGATTCCGCAGGACTGCGGCCGGACGCCGAGGGCGAGAACGGCCACATGTCAGGCGTCACGCAACCCGAGGCATCGCCCGAAAACGATTCCCCATCAATGTCGCGCGACACGCAAGCGGAAAAGGAAACGGCAAGCGAAGCCACAGATTCCAATGGCCCCAGTAACTCCGGCACGAACGCGACGGCAACGAAACGGCCCGGCAAAGTCAGCGCGACGGCTCGCTGGGGATTGACGGTTTTGGCATGCCTGTGGCTGGCATGGTGCACCGCCATCGGTCCGCTTTACCGACAGTTCGACCTGAACCCGGGCGCGGCCACGCTCAACGCCTTCTCGTGGGTCAACGGCCTGATCTTTGTGCTCACGTTTTGCGCCTACCTTATTGTCGTGGTCGAGCTGGTGCGGTTCGCGCGCGGATTGCGGCTCGTGCCACGGCGCGTCAGCTGGTGGTTCCGACGCACGGTCATCAGGCTGCATCATAACAACGGCCCAGCGCAGCCAGCCGCCATCGTCGTCGATACTTCTTCCGTAACGTCGGCCAGCGAAGTCGAGAAGGTCAACAAAACGGTAATAGCTGGAACGACGGCAACGGCCACGGCCGATACTTCGATAACCGACGGCGACGCGATAGACACTGCAATACATAGGAATGCGGATAATTCCAAAAACGCCGTACCAATCGACGCTACTGCCGCTAAAGACGCCACTTCGTCCGATTCCGAAAACGAAACAGACAAATCCACTGGCTCCAAAAATTCCAAACGCCACCGCCTGCGCAAGTTCGCGCGCAAGGCCCTGGTGTGGTTCAAGCACGTTCTCATGCGCGGCACCGACCGCTGGTGGAAGATCGCGCTGATCCTGCTGGTCTTCTGGCTGTGGGTGCCCACCACGCTCGTCACTGCGTTCGGCGCCGACCTGCGCAGCCAATTCCGCGAGTTCAGCTGGGCCTGGAACCAATGGACCGGCATGAAGGAGCCCTATATCGGCTTCTTCTCGTTCGTCCCGATGGACATCTACCCCACCGCGCATTACCTGTGGCCCTCCGACCCCACCTACCTGACCGACCAGCACAACATCGTGCTGACCATGGTCTACGGCGCGGTGGCGGCGCTCTCACGCTTCTTCACCGGCTCGAACGACTGGGGCATCGTGGCGCTCTCCTCCGGGCAGTTCCTCTTCGCGGTCTTCTGCGTGGCGGTGACGGCCGACCGGTTCTTTAACAGGCCTTGGCTGGATTACGCGACCAAGCAATCCGGGGAAGACACGGGCTCACCCGCATCGGCAACCAGCGCCACGGACCAAACCGCCATCGACCCTCTGCCCAAGATAGGTCCGCTCCCCCGTTTTATCATTCTGGCCTTCTTCATCGTCTGTCCTCTGGTTCTCTTCTCGACCATCAGCCTGACCAAATCGCCGCTCTACGCCTTCGCGTTCATCTGGTGGTTCGCCGTCGGCTATGAGCTGCTCATGACGCGCAACGGCAAGGACAATAACAACAAAGACGGCAAATCCGCCACCTCGCTACGCCGCCAGATACGCGGCCACAGCCTCGTCGCGCTCATCGTCTCGACCTGTGTGATGCTGATCTCCGC
This Bifidobacterium sp. ESL0790 DNA region includes the following protein-coding sequences:
- a CDS encoding acyl-CoA carboxylase subunit beta — protein: MTDILTTSSVEKAMASSQPLNQQPIRAAVARAAELAQAAESHAHERQSAKGKFTARERLDLLFDTGTFQEIGRFSGGNINKGVAGSAVITGFGDVYGRKVAVYAQDFSVRGGTLGHAEGEKICHLMDMALDLKIPVVALIDSGGARIQEGVEALTQYGHIFQKTCEASGFIPQLSLILGPCAGGAVYCPALTDFIIMTRQNSNMFVTGPDVVKSVTGETISMEDLGGGKVHNTVSGVAHYLGEDEADAIDYARTVLAYLPSSSDAKPPVYAYADTRADRETAERLATIVPDNDRQPYDINEVIRCIVDYGEFVPVQALYAKCAVVGFACIEGHPVGVVANQPNEQAGILDVDSSEKIARFVRLCDAFNLPVVTLVDTPGYKPGSDQEHAGIIRRGAKVIYAYANAQVPMVSVVLRKAFGGAYIVMGSKAIGADVNYAWPSSQIAVLGAAGAVNIIHRKDLHKAKERKQDVEALRQKYISEYESETLNANLSLETGQIDAMIDPEQTREAIAESLRLLRGKKRTRRTTKHHGNQPM
- a CDS encoding biotin carboxylase N-terminal domain-containing protein, whose protein sequence is MVKNVNKLLVANRGEIALRVIRTAHEMGIPTVAIYAEQDRDAQYVEMADEAYLLHGDSYRSYMDEDLIIDVLHRSGADAVHPGYGYLSEIASFADKVIKAGATWIGPSPTALTDLGDKITARRVAKRAHVPPVPGLSEPVSNMRELLTFAQINGYPVMMKRTDGGGGKGITLVHNDDELRSFYMNHDALEGGDLDEYFVELFIDKARHVETQSGRDSHGNFTVYSTRDCTVQRRNQKLIEEAPAPFLTDGEKEQLERYSRSLFSAVDYVGLGTCEFMVTEQHKVYFLEVNPRLQVEHTVSEQVSGLDLVREQINIANGEELTQAPESHGHAFELRITSENPDKNLTPSGGTLTRLDWPSGPGIRIDSGVKVGDVVSPKFDSMMGKLVVTAQDRPTAVARVRRALKEFNLEGVPTPKSLFETVFNDPEFTAEDHPFSVYTKWLERKYLNRKPKSAGSGQPASMSGGEEQQPKKQETDSFVIEVDNKRVKLTVPRDIVDNLMGSARARGSKRPTQPLRGSSQGAVEQKVKANDGKSGVIDSPMQAIVTRVNVAEGQTVNKGDLLAVLESMKMENYVYAPVNGTVQKIFVGPSDSVDAGTTLMKLDVDGAEHREKSGAVEDKADKDKAEASDAPNTPQTPEAEPKEGDR
- a CDS encoding biotin--acetyl-CoA-carboxylase ligase; the encoded protein is MTQNPDINALDRRIDAVRREYGTFAEQAKAMIPEMPRTERAADEVIALAGVDSTNILGRELLANGSLKVVAEGKPRMAAICADAQTAGHGRLGRKWSDKAGSSFLVTYITALPKCLVADPELNGWFTMAAGLAALDALNGALAECGAEPIDPAQSLMLKWPNDIFHDGHKLGGILAELVELPEGMNRLVKPKDAATTAEASNAEQAGATNGIAESAQPSKSSDATTEPAVGVMFGIGINLDLPADALPTPISTSLQLLYRNLPDSRTMRDTVAARLATSLRRRLAALSVDPQTELPNLLEETRANCWTLGREVEAKFTDGTRLKGRAVSLNPDASLTIEDESGTLQVVKTADVGVLA
- a CDS encoding DUF6020 family protein; the protein is MSNANDSAGLRPDAEGENGHMSGVTQPEASPENDSPSMSRDTQAEKETASEATDSNGPSNSGTNATATKRPGKVSATARWGLTVLACLWLAWCTAIGPLYRQFDLNPGAATLNAFSWVNGLIFVLTFCAYLIVVVELVRFARGLRLVPRRVSWWFRRTVIRLHHNNGPAQPAAIVVDTSSVTSASEVEKVNKTVIAGTTATATADTSITDGDAIDTAIHRNADNSKNAVPIDATAAKDATSSDSENETDKSTGSKNSKRHRLRKFARKALVWFKHVLMRGTDRWWKIALILLVFWLWVPTTLVTAFGADLRSQFREFSWAWNQWTGMKEPYIGFFSFVPMDIYPTAHYLWPSDPTYLTDQHNIVLTMVYGAVAALSRFFTGSNDWGIVALSSGQFLFAVFCVAVTADRFFNRPWLDYATKQSGEDTGSPASATSATDQTAIDPLPKIGPLPRFIILAFFIVCPLVLFSTISLTKSPLYAFAFIWWFAVGYELLMTRNGKDNNNKDGKSATSLRRQIRGHSLVALIVSTCVMLISAKYAWYILIIEIVILLLADRKRWKVFVVGMLAPLIIVHGGLAMVVASGHVIGGDPIESHGVQLQQIARVAKLNPKSIPQSARDELAPIFNLDQMAEAYKQQDADPVKSSGIQSKKVSYRWRTVTKADMANLDKAWLEIVKANPRVSLDALMAKSYGYFDIADKPYIDMTYYVSNDYVRNSTSWIGTWCSGWRQWVTQVAKQWSGLPVLGWIIHGNFYVIATLLIGAAEVIQRRWRTLATHIPLLLLMGVMITSPANNFERHMLPLVFLFGFILITFWQDSYATRQAKAQEIAAHKGKATHRDQTVLVEAPSNQAESGDSLHTGAQQARMKA